From Micromonospora rhizosphaerae, the proteins below share one genomic window:
- a CDS encoding carbohydrate ABC transporter permease, which translates to MNTRTHPFIRLLQYAALAGFLVFLAFPLVWMVSTAFKTPQEIVSLHPTLIPKHPTLSNFTMALEESSLVRAGMNSLLVAISTALVTVLISLPASYALVRYRTWLRKASLGWILVSQIFPQILIVIPLFMIMKQFQLLNSLVGLVLVYLVWALPFTLWMLQGYVRAIPPELEQAAAVDGAGKVRTLVSVVLPLLAPGLVATSMFTFIISWNEFFLALVFLQNPELNTLPLALARFIGAEGAVRLGPLAAGSLLATLPGLVFFAVLQRRLTSGLMSGSVKG; encoded by the coding sequence GTGAACACGCGGACTCATCCGTTCATCCGGTTGCTCCAGTACGCCGCGCTCGCCGGCTTCCTGGTCTTCCTGGCATTCCCGTTGGTCTGGATGGTCTCCACCGCCTTCAAGACGCCCCAGGAGATCGTCTCGTTGCACCCGACCCTGATTCCGAAGCACCCGACGCTGTCCAACTTCACGATGGCGCTGGAGGAGTCGAGCCTGGTGCGGGCGGGGATGAACAGCCTGCTCGTCGCGATCTCCACCGCGCTGGTGACCGTGCTGATCTCGCTGCCCGCGTCGTACGCGTTGGTCCGCTACCGCACCTGGCTGCGGAAGGCGAGTCTGGGCTGGATCCTGGTCAGCCAGATCTTCCCGCAGATCTTGATCGTCATTCCCCTGTTCATGATCATGAAGCAGTTCCAGCTGCTCAACAGCCTGGTCGGGCTGGTGCTCGTCTACCTGGTGTGGGCGTTGCCCTTCACCCTGTGGATGCTCCAGGGGTACGTGCGAGCGATCCCGCCCGAACTGGAGCAGGCCGCCGCCGTCGACGGTGCCGGCAAGGTGCGCACGCTCGTGTCCGTGGTGCTGCCGCTGCTCGCTCCGGGGCTGGTCGCCACCAGCATGTTCACCTTCATCATCAGCTGGAACGAGTTCTTCCTGGCCCTGGTGTTCCTGCAGAACCCGGAGCTGAACACGCTGCCGCTCGCGTTGGCCAGGTTCATCGGCGCGGAGGGCGCGGTCCGACTCGGGCCGCTCGCCGCGGGGTCGCTGCTCGCCACCCTGCCTGGGCTCGTCTTCTTCGCCGTCCTGCAACGCCGGCTCACGTCCGGACTGATGAGCGGCTCGGTCAAGGGCTGA
- a CDS encoding ABC transporter substrate-binding protein — MRLKSVAAVAIAMAVMLPAAACSSSSDESGGPVKLTFSTYAWQKDTVAATKDIVASWNASHPGVQVEMVQVDADSVHDKLVTQFNGGNPPDVIHDESADIHGFAEQGYLADLSPLLSANTKGQVSQGVWDSVTFDSKVYGMPTLMQSYNVFANTELLAKAGIPLPTGDQPWTWDDFQAAAKKATSGSTFGAGWGLKSPVSAIMSLSMNFNGSFFSTNGDKTEFQFGDPEKQLLSRTHTMIYDDKSLAPASTSMATGDVLPGFFGGKYAMIIAGNYNVQQIMEQAPKGFAWKMLPPLKGQSTSQAANPQTLSVASQSKHQKEAAQFIEYYANAENLAKLAQGDRLIPTTNDAAQAVLALTKGENGWDTMILSGKSLAVAPFQKAEAYPQWKSQIATPAFQQFFANKISIDELGNQLKSGWQTVNTR, encoded by the coding sequence GTGAGACTCAAGTCAGTTGCGGCCGTTGCCATCGCGATGGCGGTGATGCTCCCCGCCGCCGCCTGTTCCTCGTCCTCGGACGAGAGTGGCGGCCCGGTCAAGCTCACCTTCTCCACCTACGCGTGGCAGAAGGACACTGTCGCGGCCACCAAGGACATCGTCGCCTCCTGGAACGCCAGCCACCCCGGCGTGCAGGTGGAGATGGTGCAGGTCGACGCCGACTCGGTGCACGACAAGCTCGTCACCCAGTTCAACGGCGGCAACCCGCCGGACGTCATCCACGATGAGTCGGCCGACATCCACGGGTTCGCGGAGCAGGGTTACCTGGCGGACCTGTCACCACTTCTCTCCGCCAACACCAAGGGCCAGGTGAGCCAGGGCGTGTGGGACTCGGTCACCTTCGACAGCAAGGTGTACGGGATGCCGACGCTGATGCAGTCGTACAACGTCTTCGCCAACACGGAGCTGCTGGCCAAGGCCGGAATCCCCCTGCCGACCGGGGACCAGCCGTGGACCTGGGACGACTTCCAGGCGGCCGCCAAGAAGGCCACCTCCGGCTCCACCTTCGGCGCCGGCTGGGGTCTGAAGTCACCGGTGTCGGCGATCATGAGCCTGTCGATGAACTTCAACGGGTCGTTCTTCAGCACGAACGGCGACAAGACGGAGTTCCAGTTCGGCGACCCGGAGAAGCAGCTGCTCTCCCGTACCCACACCATGATCTACGACGACAAGTCGCTCGCCCCGGCGTCCACGAGCATGGCGACCGGCGACGTCCTGCCCGGCTTCTTCGGCGGGAAGTACGCGATGATCATCGCCGGAAACTACAACGTGCAGCAGATCATGGAGCAGGCCCCCAAGGGCTTCGCGTGGAAGATGCTGCCGCCGCTCAAGGGACAGAGCACCAGCCAGGCGGCCAACCCGCAGACCCTGTCGGTGGCATCCCAGAGCAAGCACCAGAAGGAAGCCGCGCAGTTCATCGAGTACTACGCCAACGCGGAGAACCTCGCGAAGCTGGCCCAGGGGGATCGGCTCATCCCGACCACCAACGACGCCGCGCAGGCGGTGCTGGCGCTGACCAAGGGTGAGAACGGCTGGGACACGATGATCCTCAGCGGCAAGTCGCTGGCGGTCGCGCCGTTCCAGAAGGCGGAGGCGTACCCGCAGTGGAAGTCGCAGATCGCCACCCCGGCCTTCCAGCAGTTCTTCGCCAACAAGATCAGCATCGACGAGCTGGGCAACCAGCTGAAGTCGGGTTGGCAGACGGTCAACACCCGCTAG
- a CDS encoding ADP-ribosylglycohydrolase family protein has product MKALEQRAIGSLAGAAVGDALGGATEGRSPEQIKQRYGGYVTGIVGPFLPDWQTARPMSPYHKGDGHITDDTLMTNTIVKVYEAKRDHLDAYDMADLLVPLLMNEKVWIPELEKETVALNRIFLAEKWLVTRLHYGHVDPREAGNGNVVNCGAAMYMAPVGIANATNPQGAYAEAIEIAGAHQLSYGREAAGVFAAAVAEAMRPGASVDDVIQASLSVARDGTRSAIEAVAKAATTVDDWQSAIGVLREAIVPFDTVGPNYREPGLGARRPSRLHAIEELPVALGMVIVARGNYTDAVLGAINYGRDSDSIATMAGAICGAMHGIEAIPEEWRNTVARNSRLDLTATGRSMAGIAVEIRAKDRARHAASEAAFAEFEVAGA; this is encoded by the coding sequence GTGAAGGCGTTGGAGCAGCGGGCGATCGGATCCCTGGCTGGTGCGGCTGTCGGTGATGCTCTCGGTGGTGCCACCGAAGGGCGCAGCCCCGAGCAGATCAAGCAGCGGTACGGCGGGTACGTCACCGGCATCGTCGGACCGTTCCTGCCGGACTGGCAGACCGCCAGGCCCATGTCGCCGTACCACAAGGGCGATGGACACATCACCGATGACACGTTGATGACCAACACCATCGTCAAGGTGTACGAGGCGAAGCGCGACCACCTCGACGCGTACGACATGGCCGACCTGCTGGTTCCGCTCCTGATGAACGAGAAGGTGTGGATCCCGGAGCTGGAGAAGGAGACGGTCGCGCTCAACCGGATCTTCCTCGCCGAGAAGTGGCTGGTCACGCGCCTGCACTACGGGCATGTCGACCCTCGGGAAGCCGGTAACGGCAACGTCGTCAACTGTGGCGCGGCCATGTACATGGCCCCGGTTGGCATCGCCAACGCGACCAACCCGCAAGGCGCGTACGCCGAGGCGATCGAGATCGCCGGCGCCCACCAGCTCAGCTACGGCCGGGAGGCCGCCGGCGTCTTCGCCGCCGCGGTGGCCGAGGCGATGCGGCCCGGGGCCAGCGTGGACGACGTCATCCAGGCCTCGCTCTCGGTGGCGCGGGACGGCACCCGGTCGGCGATCGAGGCGGTGGCCAAGGCGGCGACCACGGTCGACGACTGGCAGAGCGCCATCGGGGTGCTGCGTGAGGCCATCGTGCCGTTCGACACCGTCGGGCCGAACTACCGGGAACCGGGTCTGGGTGCGCGGCGCCCGAGCCGTCTGCATGCCATCGAAGAGCTTCCCGTCGCGCTCGGCATGGTGATCGTCGCTCGTGGCAACTACACCGACGCGGTGCTCGGCGCGATCAACTACGGCCGGGACTCCGACTCCATCGCGACGATGGCGGGTGCCATCTGCGGTGCGATGCACGGGATCGAGGCGATCCCGGAGGAGTGGCGGAACACCGTCGCGCGGAACAGCCGGCTTGATCTCACGGCGACCGGCCGGAGCATGGCGGGGATCGCGGTGGAGATCCGGGCCAAGGACCGCGCGCGGCACGCGGCGTCCGAGGCGGCGTTCGCCGAGTTCGAGGTGGCCGGCGCATGA
- a CDS encoding ADP-ribosylglycohydrolase family protein — protein MRVTWVQPEDVLPHELRQATAEGRDVTDIAARWQAAGGPLQPPHGGASQPPATPVLRALARELLEELSGHAGIGSADEPNDFDAIRATWGTGPVLPKPTDRDALLERLHGGWLGRASGCLLGKPVEKIPREGIRAILEDTGRYPLDYYFTAVGLSDEVNAAWPWNRASRPTSLVENIDGMPEDDDLNYTLLALHILETYGRDFTTDDVAQTWLLELPGGRVFTAERAAYRNLLDGYDPPETATRGNPFREWIGAQIRTDLYGWANPGDVATAAEMAWRDARVSHTRNGLYGAMYVAAMAAAACVTDDVEQVIDAGLSVVPPRSRLAAAVTAARELAHSGLDLEAGLDRLHAAHEGQHWVHVINNAALVTYALAHGRGDFVTSICAAVVGGWDTDSDGATVGAITGALCGADRLPEQWISPLKNRLASSIASFDGIGFDELARRTGALVDGL, from the coding sequence ATGAGGGTCACCTGGGTTCAACCCGAGGATGTGCTGCCGCACGAGTTGCGCCAGGCCACTGCCGAGGGGCGCGACGTCACCGACATCGCGGCGCGGTGGCAGGCCGCTGGCGGTCCGCTGCAGCCTCCGCACGGCGGTGCGTCACAGCCCCCGGCCACACCCGTGCTGCGGGCGCTGGCTCGGGAACTGCTCGAGGAGTTGAGCGGACACGCCGGCATCGGCAGCGCGGACGAGCCGAACGACTTCGACGCCATCCGGGCGACCTGGGGCACCGGACCGGTGCTGCCGAAACCTACCGACCGCGACGCGCTGCTCGAGCGGCTGCACGGTGGTTGGCTCGGCCGGGCCAGCGGGTGTCTGCTCGGTAAGCCGGTGGAGAAGATCCCCCGCGAGGGCATCCGGGCCATCCTGGAGGACACCGGTCGCTACCCGTTGGACTACTACTTCACCGCGGTGGGCCTGTCCGACGAGGTCAACGCCGCCTGGCCGTGGAACCGGGCCAGCCGTCCGACCTCCCTGGTGGAGAACATCGACGGGATGCCGGAGGACGACGACCTGAACTACACCCTGCTGGCGCTGCACATCCTCGAGACGTACGGGCGGGACTTCACCACTGACGACGTGGCGCAGACCTGGCTGCTCGAGCTGCCGGGGGGACGGGTCTTCACCGCCGAGCGCGCCGCCTACCGCAATCTGCTGGACGGTTACGACCCGCCGGAGACCGCCACCCGCGGGAACCCGTTCCGGGAGTGGATCGGCGCGCAGATCCGCACCGACCTGTACGGCTGGGCGAACCCGGGTGACGTCGCCACGGCGGCGGAGATGGCGTGGCGTGACGCGCGGGTCAGCCACACCCGCAACGGCCTGTACGGGGCGATGTACGTGGCGGCCATGGCTGCGGCCGCCTGTGTCACCGACGACGTCGAGCAGGTGATCGACGCAGGGCTCTCGGTCGTGCCGCCCCGCAGCCGGCTCGCCGCCGCCGTCACGGCGGCCCGGGAACTTGCGCACAGCGGTCTCGACCTGGAGGCCGGGCTTGACCGGTTGCACGCCGCGCACGAGGGGCAGCACTGGGTCCATGTGATCAACAACGCGGCGTTGGTGACGTACGCCCTGGCCCACGGGCGCGGTGACTTCGTCACCTCGATCTGCGCCGCGGTCGTCGGGGGCTGGGACACCGACTCCGACGGAGCCACCGTCGGCGCCATCACGGGTGCGTTGTGCGGGGCTGACCGGCTACCCGAGCAATGGATCTCCCCGCTCAAGAACCGGCTCGCCTCGAGCATCGCGTCGTTCGACGGCATCGGCTTCGACGAGCTGGCCCGCCGGACCGGTGCGCTGGTGGACGGGCTCTGA
- a CDS encoding ribokinase, whose translation MGPERGAARIAVVGSANLDLVVTTRQLPRPGETVLGEGFTTVPGGKGANQAVAAARAGAACAFIGAVGQDDFGRVLRDNLAAAGVDVRGLREVPGPSGVALIAVDGTAENFIVVAPGANGELSELDGADQGAVAAADVLLVQLEVPLPAVIRAAGWARAAGTTVVLNAAPARPLPAELLDLVDVLVVNEHEAAVVAGVPGGDPAALLDALLSLVPRVVLTLGARGAAYADRQGLRLEVPAPRINAVDTTAAGDAFTGALAVGWAERGGPGSADEVTATLRWACAAGAACAQRPGASTALPDRAEIDALHRATYGVLA comes from the coding sequence ATGGGCCCCGAGCGTGGCGCCGCCCGGATCGCGGTCGTGGGCAGCGCCAACCTCGACCTGGTGGTGACCACGCGGCAGCTGCCCAGGCCGGGCGAGACGGTGCTCGGTGAGGGTTTCACCACCGTGCCCGGTGGCAAGGGCGCCAACCAGGCCGTCGCCGCGGCGCGGGCGGGCGCGGCCTGCGCCTTCATCGGCGCGGTGGGGCAGGACGACTTCGGCCGGGTGCTGCGGGACAACCTCGCCGCTGCCGGGGTGGACGTACGCGGGCTGCGGGAGGTGCCGGGCCCGTCCGGCGTGGCGCTCATCGCGGTGGACGGGACGGCGGAGAACTTCATCGTGGTGGCGCCGGGCGCCAACGGGGAACTGTCCGAGCTGGACGGCGCCGACCAGGGGGCGGTCGCCGCCGCGGACGTACTCCTGGTACAGCTGGAGGTGCCGCTGCCCGCCGTCATCCGCGCGGCGGGCTGGGCGCGGGCGGCCGGGACCACGGTGGTGCTGAACGCCGCGCCCGCCCGCCCGCTTCCCGCGGAGCTGCTCGACCTGGTTGACGTGCTGGTGGTCAACGAGCACGAGGCGGCGGTGGTCGCCGGCGTGCCCGGCGGTGACCCGGCCGCGCTGCTCGACGCGCTGCTGTCCCTGGTGCCCCGGGTGGTGCTGACGCTCGGGGCTCGCGGGGCCGCGTACGCCGACCGGCAGGGCCTGCGGCTGGAGGTCCCGGCACCGCGGATCAACGCGGTGGACACCACCGCGGCCGGGGACGCCTTCACCGGTGCGCTGGCCGTCGGCTGGGCGGAGCGGGGCGGGCCTGGCTCCGCCGACGAGGTGACGGCGACGCTGCGTTGGGCCTGCGCCGCCGGTGCGGCCTGCGCCCAGCGGCCCGGTGCCTCCACCGCCCTGCCCGATCGGGCCGAGATCGATGCCCTGCACCGGGCGACCTACGGGGTACTGGCATGA
- a CDS encoding SUMF1/EgtB/PvdO family nonheme iron enzyme produces MSVNPYVPRPIDLPTTVPLGAHADLTTLDEAKIFAAPDDPADWPAWRDQLTRWRADARTRLAYTGRHYDEITGDCFTVCLAWLWDDTLYDHDRGVFTVESFLEAARRDFGGFDGVVLWHAYPVIGLDERNQFDFYRDVPELPEVVRAFQAHGVRVFVDYNPWDTGTRREPGSDAEEVAALAGTLGVDGAFLDTLKEGAGELRKALDAVRPGMVLEGESRVPLARVEDHAMSWAQWFADSEVPGVLRAKWFERRHILHHTRRWHRSHLDELHSAWLNGCGVLVWESVFGVWVGWNDRDKAVLRAMRRVQASHAAWLRAEDWVPLADHPGSGQVYASRWTHDGEPLWTVANRGDEHDGPWLVTDARPGRRFVDLVTGVELTVSEAGEGRVAVGGRLPAGAIAAVIVTDAPVDRHEPPTGDPSFPARAAVRTRTPWAPVAALPDGMVAVDGGRHDLTVRHRVRETGLYGEAPYVDEWKPLPPRLHHTGTLRRPVRLGRFAIDTHEVTHGQYAAFLAATGYRPVRPERFTAGQGPTDAPVTGVDLTDARAYADWAGLRLPTEDEWQVAAAAGLLARREPLVWNLTESEHSDGRTRFVILKGGCAYRAEGSDWYLDGGPQPPEVSVKLLLLGAGLTRSDSIGFRCAADLPDSGTAHALVDLPGEAR; encoded by the coding sequence ATGAGCGTCAACCCGTACGTTCCACGGCCGATCGACCTGCCGACCACGGTGCCGCTCGGCGCGCACGCCGACCTGACCACGCTGGACGAGGCGAAGATCTTCGCCGCCCCGGACGACCCGGCCGACTGGCCGGCCTGGCGGGACCAGCTCACCCGGTGGCGGGCCGACGCCCGGACCCGGCTCGCCTACACCGGCCGCCACTACGACGAGATCACCGGCGACTGCTTCACCGTCTGCCTCGCCTGGCTCTGGGACGATACCCTCTACGACCACGACCGGGGCGTCTTCACCGTCGAGTCGTTCCTCGAGGCGGCGCGGCGCGACTTCGGCGGTTTCGACGGGGTGGTGCTCTGGCACGCGTACCCGGTGATCGGGCTGGACGAGCGCAACCAGTTCGACTTCTACCGGGACGTGCCCGAGCTGCCCGAGGTGGTGCGCGCGTTCCAGGCGCACGGGGTCCGGGTGTTCGTCGACTACAACCCGTGGGACACCGGCACCAGACGGGAGCCCGGCAGCGACGCCGAGGAGGTGGCGGCGCTGGCCGGCACCCTCGGCGTGGACGGGGCCTTCCTGGACACCCTCAAGGAGGGCGCGGGCGAACTGCGCAAGGCCCTCGACGCCGTCCGGCCCGGCATGGTGCTCGAAGGCGAGAGCCGGGTGCCGCTGGCGCGGGTCGAGGACCACGCCATGTCGTGGGCGCAGTGGTTCGCGGACTCGGAGGTGCCCGGCGTGCTGCGGGCGAAGTGGTTCGAGCGGCGGCACATCCTGCACCACACCCGCCGCTGGCACCGCAGCCACCTCGACGAGCTGCACTCCGCCTGGCTCAACGGCTGCGGCGTGCTGGTCTGGGAGAGCGTCTTCGGCGTCTGGGTCGGTTGGAACGACCGGGACAAGGCCGTGCTGCGCGCCATGCGCCGGGTGCAGGCCAGCCACGCCGCCTGGTTGCGCGCCGAGGACTGGGTCCCGCTCGCCGACCACCCCGGCTCCGGACAGGTGTACGCATCCCGCTGGACGCACGATGGCGAGCCACTGTGGACGGTGGCGAACCGCGGCGACGAGCACGACGGCCCGTGGCTGGTCACCGACGCCCGGCCGGGCCGGCGCTTCGTGGACCTGGTCACCGGGGTGGAGTTGACCGTCAGCGAGGCCGGCGAGGGACGGGTGGCGGTGGGCGGCCGGCTGCCGGCCGGCGCGATCGCCGCGGTGATCGTCACGGACGCGCCCGTCGACCGGCACGAGCCGCCGACCGGCGACCCGTCCTTCCCGGCCCGGGCGGCCGTGCGTACCCGTACCCCGTGGGCGCCCGTCGCCGCCCTGCCGGACGGCATGGTCGCCGTGGACGGCGGCCGGCACGACCTGACCGTCCGCCATCGGGTCCGGGAGACCGGGCTGTACGGCGAGGCGCCCTACGTCGACGAGTGGAAGCCGCTGCCGCCCCGGCTGCACCACACCGGCACCCTGCGCCGCCCGGTGCGGCTCGGCCGCTTCGCCATCGACACCCACGAGGTCACCCACGGCCAGTACGCCGCGTTCCTCGCCGCTACCGGCTACCGGCCGGTCCGACCGGAGCGGTTCACCGCCGGGCAGGGGCCCACCGACGCCCCGGTCACCGGAGTCGACCTCACCGACGCCCGCGCGTACGCCGACTGGGCCGGGCTGCGGCTGCCCACCGAGGACGAGTGGCAGGTCGCCGCCGCGGCGGGACTGCTCGCCCGGCGCGAGCCGCTGGTCTGGAACCTGACCGAAAGTGAACACTCCGACGGGCGTACCCGGTTCGTGATCCTCAAGGGCGGCTGCGCGTACCGGGCCGAGGGCTCCGACTGGTACCTCGACGGCGGCCCGCAGCCGCCCGAGGTGTCGGTGAAGCTGCTGCTGCTCGGCGCGGGCCTGACCCGCTCCGACTCGATCGGCTTCCGCTGCGCGGCGGACCTGCCCGACTCGGGCACCGCGCACGCCTTGGTGGACCTGCCGGGGGAGGCCCGATGA
- a CDS encoding CaiB/BaiF CoA transferase family protein, which translates to MTAPLHGVKVVDLATLFAGPLAAAFLGDFGADVIKVEHPAKPDPSRGHGPAKDGVGLWWKVLGRNKRTITLNLSDPQGAELLRRLLADADVLVENFRPGTLERWGLGPDELHAVNPRLVIARISGFGQIGPYAPRPGFGTLAEAMSGFAAATGEPDGPPTLPPFGLADSVTALAAAYAVMLALRGRDRTGAGQVVDLAIIEPIMAMLGPQITWYDQLGYVQPRLGNRSNNNAPRNTYRCADGRWVAVSTSAQSIAERVLRLVGRPELVDEPWFASGSGRAAHADELDAAVGAWVAQRDLDEVVAAFEAAQAAVAPVYDVRDILADPQYAALGTVVTVPDEELGEVRMQNVPFRMSSSPGEIRHAGRRHGQDTDEVFRALGLDERALAALRERGVI; encoded by the coding sequence ATGACCGCACCGCTGCACGGGGTGAAGGTGGTCGACCTGGCCACCCTCTTCGCCGGCCCGCTCGCCGCCGCGTTCCTCGGCGACTTCGGCGCGGATGTGATCAAGGTGGAGCATCCGGCCAAGCCCGACCCGTCGCGCGGGCACGGCCCCGCCAAGGATGGGGTCGGCCTGTGGTGGAAGGTGCTCGGCCGCAACAAGCGGACGATCACCCTCAACCTCTCCGACCCACAGGGGGCGGAGTTGCTGCGCCGGCTGCTCGCCGACGCGGACGTACTGGTGGAGAACTTCCGCCCCGGCACGCTGGAACGGTGGGGCCTCGGCCCGGACGAGCTGCACGCGGTCAACCCGCGCCTGGTCATCGCCCGGATCAGCGGCTTCGGCCAGATCGGCCCGTACGCGCCCCGGCCCGGGTTCGGCACCCTCGCCGAGGCGATGAGCGGCTTCGCCGCCGCCACCGGTGAACCGGACGGGCCGCCCACCCTGCCCCCGTTCGGGCTCGCCGACTCGGTCACCGCGCTCGCCGCCGCGTACGCGGTCATGCTGGCCCTGCGCGGCCGCGACCGCACCGGCGCGGGCCAGGTGGTCGACCTGGCCATCATCGAGCCGATCATGGCGATGCTCGGCCCGCAGATCACCTGGTACGACCAGCTCGGCTACGTCCAGCCGCGGCTCGGCAACCGGTCCAACAACAACGCCCCCCGCAACACCTACCGCTGTGCCGACGGGCGGTGGGTGGCCGTGTCGACGAGCGCGCAGAGCATCGCGGAGCGGGTGCTGCGGCTGGTCGGCCGCCCCGAGCTGGTCGACGAGCCGTGGTTCGCCAGCGGCAGCGGGCGGGCCGCGCACGCCGACGAACTCGACGCCGCCGTCGGCGCCTGGGTGGCGCAGCGCGACCTGGACGAGGTCGTCGCCGCGTTCGAGGCCGCGCAGGCGGCGGTCGCCCCGGTCTATGACGTCCGCGACATCCTCGCCGACCCGCAGTACGCGGCTCTCGGGACCGTCGTCACCGTCCCCGACGAGGAGCTGGGCGAGGTGCGGATGCAGAACGTGCCGTTCCGGATGTCGTCCAGCCCGGGGGAGATCCGGCACGCCGGCCGCCGCCACGGCCAGGACACCGACGAGGTCTTCCGCGCTCTCGGCCTGGACGAAAGGGCACTCGCCGCGCTGCGCGAGCGGGGGGTGATCTGA
- a CDS encoding HpcH/HpaI aldolase/citrate lyase family protein has product MLLTWLYVPGDRPDRFAKAVASGADAVILDLEDAVVAGRKAYARAAVAEFLAESHSVPVQVRVNELTGPDVDADLAAVAGAPGLAGLRLPKVESPETVGALAARIDAPLHPLIESAVGLEAAYPIATAHPAVASLGLGEADLRSDLGVVDDDGLLWARGRMVVAARAAGLPPPAMSVYANVADLDGLAASCAVGRRLGFLGRAAIHPRQLPVITESFRPGEREVARARELLVAVADAQTRDSGTAVLPDGRFADRAMVAAARRVVDLAAHYAT; this is encoded by the coding sequence ATGCTGCTCACCTGGCTCTACGTGCCCGGCGACCGGCCGGACCGGTTCGCCAAGGCGGTCGCCTCCGGCGCCGACGCGGTCATCCTCGACCTGGAGGACGCCGTCGTCGCCGGGCGCAAGGCGTACGCCCGCGCGGCCGTCGCCGAGTTCCTCGCCGAGTCGCATTCAGTGCCGGTCCAGGTCCGGGTCAACGAGCTGACCGGCCCGGACGTCGACGCCGACCTGGCCGCCGTCGCCGGCGCGCCCGGGCTGGCCGGGCTGCGACTGCCCAAGGTGGAGTCCCCGGAGACCGTCGGGGCGCTCGCCGCCCGGATCGACGCCCCGCTGCACCCGCTGATCGAGTCCGCCGTCGGGCTGGAGGCCGCGTACCCGATCGCCACCGCGCACCCGGCGGTGGCCTCGCTCGGGCTGGGGGAGGCCGACCTCCGCTCCGACCTGGGCGTCGTCGACGACGACGGCCTGCTCTGGGCGCGCGGCCGCATGGTGGTCGCGGCTCGCGCGGCCGGCCTGCCGCCGCCCGCCATGTCGGTGTACGCGAACGTCGCCGACCTGGACGGGCTGGCCGCCTCCTGCGCGGTCGGCCGGCGGCTTGGCTTTCTTGGCCGGGCGGCCATCCACCCGCGTCAGCTCCCGGTGATTACGGAGTCTTTCCGGCCGGGCGAGCGGGAGGTGGCCCGGGCGCGGGAACTGCTCGTCGCGGTCGCCGACGCGCAGACCCGCGACTCCGGCACGGCGGTGCTCCCCGACGGCCGGTTCGCGGACCGGGCGATGGTGGCCGCCGCCCGCCGCGTCGTCGACCTGGCCGCCCACTACGCCACCTGA
- a CDS encoding anthrone oxygenase family protein, with protein MQTTMALAMVSCTLLAVLSRGVARRLTAIAGGLVLTSFLVTRLGNVPINAQIKGLDPTGRLAASVHRRGAGRGQVA; from the coding sequence ATGCAGACCACGATGGCGCTGGCGATGGTGAGCTGCACCCTTCTCGCCGTGCTCTCCCGCGGGGTGGCCCGTCGCCTGACCGCCATCGCCGGCGGCCTGGTCCTGACCTCCTTCCTGGTCACCCGGCTCGGCAACGTACCGATCAACGCGCAGATCAAGGGGCTGGACCCCACCGGCCGGCTGGCCGCGTCCGTGCATCGCCGCGGCGCCGGGCGCGGTCAGGTGGCGTAG
- a CDS encoding nuclear transport factor 2 family protein has product MGTEAGPTPGTDLAGYLRSYVQEMAFGDEEPGVVMDRYHTHDIAWYTDGIHLDRERLMAHARPARRRVTSCDLDIHDTLVCGDRVAARYTLRSVMRGRVIVNEIHMFGELAPDGRLRRVDQLTRTPGREKLR; this is encoded by the coding sequence ATGGGAACCGAAGCAGGCCCCACCCCGGGCACCGACCTGGCCGGCTATCTGCGGTCGTACGTACAGGAGATGGCCTTCGGCGACGAGGAGCCGGGCGTCGTGATGGATCGGTACCACACCCACGACATCGCCTGGTACACCGACGGAATCCATCTCGATCGCGAGCGCCTGATGGCACACGCCCGTCCCGCCCGCCGAAGGGTGACCAGCTGCGACCTCGACATCCACGACACCCTGGTCTGCGGCGACCGGGTGGCCGCCCGCTACACCCTGAGGTCAGTGATGCGCGGCCGGGTGATCGTCAACGAGATCCACATGTTCGGGGAGCTTGCACCGGACGGCAGGCTGCGCCGGGTCGACCAGCTCACCCGGACGCCCGGGAGGGAGAAGCTCCGGTGA